The Vigna unguiculata cultivar IT97K-499-35 chromosome 11, ASM411807v1, whole genome shotgun sequence genomic sequence GCCTATTTAAGAATGTCCACTCTATATTTCTGTATAAATTTCGTCATTGTGTAATTTTAAAATGcgtacaaaaattatatatttgatgatTCAATcgtttaaaattaaacattagtTTTCTaattattctttcatttttaacaacaaaatgttatgaaataaaaataacattaatttctcaattaattaagtacaataataatatttaagtatAAAGTGATAGCGgaaaatattgtaataaaataatatattgattaaatatgaTGTAATTCAAATTCTGAGTTTTTAGCATTGTTTCTTTAatgaattttcaaaatggactaaggttgatatattaaaaaagtttataatatattttaaaacattaaaattgatGTTTACTAATATACTTTGAATCTCAATAGAAcgatattaaaaattcaataaaacatttaaattctAGATGTAACTTTAgggaaaataatattaattagaaGGATGAGTAACAAACAAAATGTacaatatattatgaaaatttgaacttcataaacttaaataagtttttaaataaatcttaCCAACCCTAAGTGGATAAGTGtccaaatcaaataaaatttgtcctaaaatcaattcataaattTACTAGTTCTTGGgtacttattattttatctttgtatATCACTATTACAATTTTTCtattacataagatttttcttataaattaattaaaagattttacaaaaattgtttttttttgtcaatttttttagaattttaattcatagataattcttttttaaataattatttcttacaaaattataaaatttgcaaaatttgcaagtattttttagaaaaattttttacaaaaaaagtattttatataaaatattttacaaaaaataattaataataatattttacaaatatttttttcacaacaaaatttataaatattttgtatgaaaaaatttctaaaaataattgataaaaaatatgagtttcttaaACGTAATTCTAGAATAGTTAAAGAacaatttctttttcctctcAAAGTCTTAGAAATCATAGcagatttcttttttgttttcaaaagcTTCAATTGTGAGAGTCAACGTTCAACCCAATGAATGACCATCATCTCACCAAAACTAAATCAATTGCTAAGAGAAATCTACCTTCTAGTTTAGAACATTACCGATCGATTTTAGGAATTAATGAGCAATGAAATTATGGGAATTAaaagttaagtttttttattaccaATACACAATAATATAactgatattataattttttttattatattataaatgtgAGTTAAGTATCAAGTTCATGATTAATGTTTAGTAGAGATTAGTTTAttattctctttcatttttgaTGTTATATTcgaatttagaaatcaatttattcAGACCAAGGAGTAATAGTGATTGTACCAACTTGCAATCttaaaagaagatgaagagaATTTGAAAATACATAAATGTGGACTGGGACAAGTAGTGGCCCAGTAGGAAATAACAACCTAAGaaaatcaaaactttaaaaGCTAGACATTAACAAGtaaataaccaaaaaaaaacCACTAACATTAATAACATATAAACCACGACACACGAAAGATGTAGTCAACTTTCGACCACAACCTCGtaattaatcactaaaattCTTTCTTCATCTATAAAACACGTTACTTCTAGTTATTATGGTGATCATCAGCTACACAACATGAACAAAACGGCATAAGCACGATCACGACgatgaagatgatgatcattatttctattattattgcCATATTATGATCAATTCAGCACCCTGCAGTTCCTTCTGATTTCTCCATTGGTCCCAGTGAGAGGACTAATGTTGCCCATCTTCACCATGGCAGCAGCAAAGTCCCTGAAAAAGGCAGCAGAATTGGCGCTGTAGGTCCTCACAAGGGCATCTTGAGAGCCACCATTGAAAAGCACTTGGTCAGAGTGGAGAAGGCCACGCTGGTTCACAAGGTCAGTGTAGTAGTTGTTGTCAAAACGGGTTGGTGTGACGGTGTCAAGAGGGGCCAAGTTGGTGTTCCCTCCAGAATTAGGACAATTGGCCCTTCTTGTGGTGGCAAAGTTTGGATCAATGTTGGTTTCGTTGTATATGCGAGTTCTGAAGAATTGGCACTGTGCTTGGCCAATTGTGTGGCCTCCCGAGAGCACTGTTAGGTCTCTTGCTGTCAAACCTTTCGCTGCAAACATGGTTATCAGGGTGGCAAGGTCTGAGGCAGGTGAAGGGATTTCGGTGTTGGCTGCATTCTGATTTGCTGTTCTTGAATCTCTTCTTCCTAGAGGCACTGTCCATGAGGGTCCTCCTAGCTGCAAACAATCATGGATTTTAAATTCTTTACGCATACATAGTACTGGAAAAAACACTAAAGAACACATTTTCATctaatgttttcttttgtgaaaCTCTATGGTTGTGTGTCAGAGAGAGATGTTGATGAACACACTAAAAAGAGAAAGGGAATATTTGGTGAGATTGTAGAAACCTTAACTTTTCATACAGTTTCTTCACAAAGAGATAAGGTAGGCGTGAGACATGAaccttgatttttgttttatatgatGATTTTATTTACTGTGTGATATTTTTGGGTGAAATTGTATGTCCCACTAATGCATGATGATAGATTAAGATAGAAAAGTGAAACCGAAAGTGGGGAACATGGTTTGAAAACAGGCTCATGCagaagaaaatggaaataaagaGAGAAACCGACATCAAGTAAATTACTAATTGACTTATTGTGAGAATGACTTCACATCAGAATCTCAGTGACATCAGAACGCAGTCTGAATAGGAGAAGGAAAAAGTGTATACTgttcatattttacttttattttctgtgCATTGCGTTCACTTTTTCTAACTACTCAtgtgaaataaattattctaattGGTTATTTCTGTTAACTATACTAATTTTGTTCGCAGGGTTTGGTTATTATATAAATCATGAAGAATTGGACTCACCAGAACTATTCCATCTCTTGTGGCAAGAGCAAGAATATCAGCACAAGACACAGTGGCATTGCAAGCAGCTTCAACGTTGGTTTTAATGGTGTCAATAACTTCGAAGCCCCTTGCTGAATTTCTGTTAGGAAACGCGTTTTTCTCTCCTGTGAATGTTGCAGTGTCGTCCAATAGAATTGATGCATCACAGCCCTGCAAACAAAGAAATAATCAAAACCATAAAGAGAATAGTTTTGAACTATGCACATGAAACCAAAAAAGCTagaaagttaaagaaaatgcAGAAGATAAAAGTGTAAATTAGGCATCCATTTGGACACATTTGATCGTAATATGGAAAAAAATGTGAGCTTAGATCGAAAGTGCAAAGTGGGGTAGCAAGGTTTACTTGTACAAAGCAATCATGGAAAAACAAGCGAAGAATAGAGGCACCAATCCTAGCTTCTGTGCGAATGGCTTGTATCATTGTACGACGCACTATGGCTTGAAGGTTGGGGCAAGTTCTGGCATAAAAGGTGGAAGAAAGTTGTGCATTG encodes the following:
- the LOC114168700 gene encoding peroxidase P7-like; the protein is MSSINKSFFVIVSILSLFAFSSNAQLSSTFYARTCPNLQAIVRRTMIQAIRTEARIGASILRLFFHDCFVQGCDASILLDDTATFTGEKNAFPNRNSARGFEVIDTIKTNVEAACNATVSCADILALATRDGIVLLGGPSWTVPLGRRDSRTANQNAANTEIPSPASDLATLITMFAAKGLTARDLTVLSGGHTIGQAQCQFFRTRIYNETNIDPNFATTRRANCPNSGGNTNLAPLDTVTPTRFDNNYYTDLVNQRGLLHSDQVLFNGGSQDALVRTYSANSAAFFRDFAAAMVKMGNISPLTGTNGEIRRNCRVLN